One Actinoplanes missouriensis 431 DNA segment encodes these proteins:
- a CDS encoding GTP cyclohydrolase II codes for MFEAPAGWEKATIRRQVTVPLRFPDGYATSARVMTFNGLVDGKEHLALGLGDWQRSLTKAAAGGRAPLVRPHSECLTGDVFGSQRCDCGPQLREAVERIADQGGFLLYLRQEGRGIGLYAKLDAYALQDDGLDTYQANVALGRGEDERDYTAAAQMLLALGVERVRLLSNNPDKAAQLDALGIDVTQRIPTGVHLSAANVRYLSVKASHTAHTIDLPLAE; via the coding sequence ATGTTCGAAGCCCCGGCAGGTTGGGAGAAGGCGACCATCCGGCGGCAGGTCACCGTGCCGCTGCGATTCCCGGACGGGTACGCCACGAGCGCGCGGGTGATGACCTTCAACGGCCTGGTCGACGGCAAGGAGCACCTGGCACTCGGCCTCGGTGACTGGCAGCGGTCCCTGACCAAGGCGGCTGCCGGCGGGCGGGCTCCCCTGGTGCGGCCGCACAGCGAGTGCCTGACCGGCGATGTCTTCGGCAGCCAGCGCTGCGACTGCGGGCCGCAGCTGCGGGAGGCCGTCGAGCGGATCGCCGATCAGGGCGGGTTCCTGCTCTACCTGCGCCAGGAGGGCCGCGGCATCGGCCTCTACGCCAAATTGGACGCCTACGCGCTGCAGGACGACGGCCTCGACACGTACCAGGCGAATGTGGCTCTGGGCCGGGGCGAGGACGAGCGTGACTACACGGCCGCGGCGCAGATGCTCCTCGCCCTCGGTGTGGAACGGGTCCGGCTGCTCAGCAACAACCCGGACAAGGCCGCCCAGCTGGACGCGCTCGGCATCGACGTGACGCAGCGGATCCCGACCGGCGTGCACCTGTCCGCGGCCAACGTGCGCTACCTCAGCGTCAAGGCCTCCCACACGGCACACACGATCGACCTCCCGCTGGCGGAATAG